A stretch of Deltaproteobacteria bacterium DNA encodes these proteins:
- a CDS encoding integration host factor subunit beta, which produces MTKSELIEMVADHIPGERKKDAEVIVNAVFDRMVEALQQGDRIEIRGFGSFHLRQRRERVGRDPKTGSQVEVAAKKVPFFKVGKELRLRVDGQWTGPRPEFGSILDVDNEPDQKP; this is translated from the coding sequence ATGACAAAGTCCGAATTGATCGAAATGGTGGCGGACCACATTCCCGGCGAACGCAAAAAAGACGCCGAGGTCATCGTCAACGCGGTTTTCGATCGCATGGTCGAGGCCCTGCAGCAGGGCGACCGCATCGAGATCCGCGGATTCGGCAGTTTCCACCTGCGCCAGCGGCGCGAGCGCGTCGGGCGCGATCCCAAGACCGGATCGCAGGTCGAGGTCGCGGCGAAAAAAGTGCCGTTCTTCAAGGTCGGCAAGGAGCTTCGCCTGCGCGTGGACGGCCAGTGGACGGGTCCGCGCCCCGAATTCGGCTCGATCCTCGACGTCGACAACGAACCCGACCAGAAACCCTGA
- the sppA gene encoding signal peptide peptidase SppA, which translates to MRTRTVLLGFALGTVLILMVFGTVTLIAVTVPQSSRISFSSNAVGVIDVFDVITDSRRVLEELAEYRDDSSVRAIVVRIDSPGGAVGPSQEIYSEIVRTKQTKTVIASLGGMAASGGYYIACGADMIVANPGTLTGSIGAIMEFMNLEELYKWARVQNVVVKSGRYKDMGSTNRPLSAEEQALLQDMVDDVLGQFVEAIAQGRNLPADQVRAIADGRIFTGAQAQKLGLVDRLGNFNDAIDAAAEMAGIEGRPRVIRVKPKPVDILDLLLDSVASRFWQSVEKARVRAIRPWNLQS; encoded by the coding sequence ATGCGAACCCGTACGGTCCTCCTCGGCTTTGCGCTGGGGACCGTTCTTATTCTCATGGTCTTCGGCACGGTGACCCTGATCGCGGTCACCGTGCCGCAGTCCAGTCGTATCTCTTTTTCCAGCAATGCCGTCGGAGTCATCGACGTGTTCGACGTCATCACCGACAGCCGTCGCGTGCTGGAGGAACTCGCCGAATACCGCGACGACTCGTCGGTGCGCGCCATCGTGGTCCGAATCGACTCCCCGGGCGGAGCGGTCGGCCCTTCGCAGGAAATCTATTCCGAGATCGTCCGCACGAAGCAAACCAAGACCGTGATCGCCTCGCTCGGCGGCATGGCCGCCTCGGGCGGCTATTACATCGCCTGCGGTGCGGACATGATCGTCGCCAATCCCGGAACGTTGACCGGCTCCATCGGCGCGATCATGGAGTTCATGAATCTGGAAGAGCTGTACAAGTGGGCCCGCGTCCAGAACGTCGTCGTGAAAAGCGGGCGCTACAAGGACATGGGGTCCACCAATCGTCCCCTGTCGGCCGAGGAACAGGCGCTTTTGCAGGATATGGTGGACGACGTTCTGGGGCAATTTGTCGAGGCCATCGCGCAGGGCAGAAATCTCCCCGCCGATCAGGTCCGCGCCATCGCGGACGGGCGCATCTTTACCGGGGCGCAGGCACAGAAACTCGGGCTCGTGGACCGGCTCGGAAATTTCAACGACGCCATCGATGCCGCGGCGGAAATGGCGGGAATCGAGGGTCGGCCCCGCGTGATCCGCGTCAAACCCAAACCCGTGGATATCCTCGACCTGCTGCTCGACAGCGTGGCCTCCCGGTTCTGGCAATCGGTGGAAAAGGCCCGGGTGCGGGCGATACGGCCCTGGAATCTCCAGTCGTGA
- a CDS encoding 30S ribosomal protein S1: MSNVTPSTQPQEELSFAELLESSEINSKREGEVVRGKIIALHGDQVVVDIGYKSEGVIDISEFRATDGGYRVNVGDEVDVLLEEQEDEDGTIVLSKEKADKMKIWDEISEAYERDGVVEGRIISRVKGGLNVDIGVRAFLPGSQVDLRPVRNLDKLIGELTKFKILKFNKRRGNIVLSRRALLEKEREVERAKTLERLQEGATLDGQVKNLTDYGAFIDLGGIDGLLHITDMSWGRVNHPSEMFEIGQDVKTIVLKYDPERQRVSLGLKQILPDPWQQVEEKFAIGQRIEGKVVSLADYGAFVELSEGIEGLIHVSEMSWTKKIKHPNKVVQVGDVVESVILDVNKENRRISLGLKQLEPNPWDVIEQNYPVGTHIVGSIRNITDFGIFVGIDEGIDGLIHISDISWSQRVKHPGELYKKGQEVEAIVLSIDRENERFSLGIKQIMEDPWVRVPQRYHVGDIVAGDVIHITDFGVFVSLEDGVEGLIHISELSAKKVENPADVVSLNQRVTAEIINIDTKERRIRLSIRSIESNDTKSDLASFLEKQGDSRAHMADLLVVASTPEDEPVAEETDGE, translated from the coding sequence ATGTCGAACGTGACACCTTCCACCCAACCTCAAGAGGAGCTCTCCTTCGCCGAGCTTCTTGAGAGCAGCGAGATCAACAGCAAGCGAGAGGGCGAAGTCGTCCGGGGTAAGATCATTGCCTTGCACGGCGACCAGGTCGTCGTGGACATCGGATACAAATCCGAAGGCGTGATCGACATTTCGGAATTTCGCGCCACGGACGGCGGTTACCGCGTCAATGTCGGCGACGAGGTCGATGTCCTGCTCGAGGAGCAGGAGGACGAGGACGGCACGATCGTTCTCTCCAAGGAAAAAGCCGACAAGATGAAGATCTGGGACGAGATCAGCGAAGCCTACGAGCGCGACGGCGTGGTCGAAGGCCGGATCATCTCCCGCGTCAAGGGCGGCCTGAACGTCGATATCGGCGTCCGCGCCTTCCTGCCGGGCTCCCAGGTCGATCTGCGCCCCGTCCGTAATCTGGACAAGCTGATCGGCGAACTCACCAAGTTCAAGATCCTCAAGTTCAACAAGCGCCGCGGAAACATCGTGCTTTCGCGCCGCGCTCTGCTCGAAAAAGAGCGCGAGGTCGAGCGCGCCAAGACGCTGGAGCGCTTGCAGGAAGGCGCGACCCTCGACGGTCAGGTCAAGAACCTCACCGATTACGGCGCATTCATCGATCTGGGCGGCATCGACGGACTGCTGCACATTACCGACATGTCCTGGGGCCGCGTGAATCATCCGTCGGAGATGTTCGAGATCGGCCAGGACGTGAAGACGATCGTGCTCAAGTACGACCCCGAGCGGCAGCGCGTGTCGCTGGGCCTCAAGCAGATCCTGCCCGACCCGTGGCAGCAGGTCGAGGAAAAATTCGCGATCGGCCAGCGGATCGAGGGCAAGGTCGTCAGCCTCGCCGACTACGGTGCCTTCGTGGAACTCTCCGAAGGCATCGAGGGCCTGATTCACGTCTCCGAGATGAGCTGGACCAAGAAGATCAAGCACCCGAACAAGGTCGTGCAGGTCGGCGACGTGGTCGAGTCCGTGATTCTGGACGTGAACAAGGAAAACCGCAGGATTTCGCTCGGCCTCAAGCAGCTCGAGCCGAATCCGTGGGACGTGATCGAACAGAACTATCCGGTGGGCACGCACATCGTGGGCTCGATCCGCAACATCACCGATTTCGGCATCTTCGTCGGAATCGACGAGGGCATCGACGGCCTCATCCACATCAGCGACATTTCGTGGTCGCAGCGCGTCAAGCATCCCGGCGAGCTGTACAAAAAGGGTCAGGAAGTCGAAGCCATCGTGCTTTCCATCGACCGCGAGAACGAGCGGTTCTCGCTCGGCATCAAGCAGATCATGGAAGACCCGTGGGTCCGCGTGCCGCAGCGTTACCACGTGGGCGATATCGTCGCGGGCGACGTCATTCACATCACGGATTTCGGCGTCTTCGTGAGCCTCGAGGACGGCGTCGAGGGTCTGATCCACATTTCCGAGCTGTCGGCGAAGAAGGTGGAAAACCCGGCCGATGTCGTTTCGCTCAACCAGCGCGTGACCGCCGAGATCATCAACATCGACACGAAGGAGCGGCGTATCCGCCTGTCGATCAGGTCGATCGAGTCCAACGACACCAAGTCGGATCTCGCGTCGTTCCTGGAAAAGCAGGGCGATTCGCGCGCGCACATGGCCGATCTGCTCGTCGTGGCGTCGACGCCGGAAGATGAGCCGGTCGCCGAGGAGACGGACGGGGAGTAG
- a CDS encoding (d)CMP kinase, producing MRTRPIIAIDGPSGAGKSTVSRRVATELGFTYIDTGAMYRCVALLAKRGGLPVADSPALRELLRPIRIEFGAASGGEQRVLCNGEDVSAAIREHEISGLASALSALPVVRERLVELQREMGRDGGVIMEGRDITTNVFPDAELKVFLTASADERAKRRHLELAAKGDAPDLASVLRDQARRDEADSTRAANPLRRADDALFMDTSVMDIGLVVSNIVLLARKIMQGRERA from the coding sequence ATGAGGACGCGGCCGATCATCGCCATCGACGGGCCGTCGGGCGCGGGCAAGAGCACCGTCAGCCGGCGCGTCGCGACGGAACTGGGATTTACCTACATCGACACCGGAGCGATGTATCGGTGCGTCGCCCTGCTGGCCAAACGCGGCGGCTTGCCCGTGGCGGACAGCCCTGCATTGCGAGAACTGCTCCGCCCGATCCGGATCGAGTTCGGCGCGGCTTCCGGCGGCGAGCAGCGCGTGCTGTGCAATGGCGAGGATGTGAGCGCGGCCATCCGCGAGCACGAGATCAGCGGACTCGCGTCGGCGCTCTCGGCTCTGCCGGTCGTCCGTGAGCGGCTCGTCGAACTCCAGCGCGAGATGGGTCGCGACGGCGGCGTCATCATGGAAGGCCGCGATATCACGACGAATGTCTTCCCCGATGCCGAGTTGAAGGTCTTCCTGACGGCATCGGCCGATGAGCGTGCAAAACGGCGTCACTTGGAACTCGCGGCGAAGGGCGACGCGCCGGACCTCGCGTCCGTCCTGCGGGATCAGGCGCGCCGCGACGAAGCAGACTCGACGCGCGCGGCGAATCCGCTACGCCGGGCCGACGACGCCCTGTTCATGGACACGTCCGTCATGGACATCGGGCTCGTCGTCTCCAATATCGTGCTGCTCGCCCGCAAGATCATGCAAGGCCGCGAACGCGCTTGA
- the aroA gene encoding 3-phosphoshikimate 1-carboxyvinyltransferase produces MTETLIPHLPFFHGVVRVPGDKSLGHRALMLAALAAGVSIIQNLPSGADVRATRHVLEQLGTRIEDLEDGSVRVHGAGGRFDTPTGPVDCANSGTTMRLMAGICAGAGVRARLVGDESLMKRPMERVAAPLREMGADVRTQSGKPPLDIWPDRSPVALRAGAFETSVASAQVKSAILLAGLFAGGRTSVHEPSRSRDHTERFLRHLGLTCAYSGTRVEICGPARPAPFTFQVPGDPSSAAFPAAIAAIRPNSRVRIAGVLANPLRLGFFRALERMGATVDYSASVPCGPEDVADITVSSAPLKGVEIVGDLALDALDELPLLALLGAFAAGKTVIRDAAELRHKESDRVASTAAMIRALGGRVDERPDGLIVEGGLELRAGVIDAGRDHRIALCGAVAGTHIPGVRVRNFDISEVSYPGFLGILRNAAEER; encoded by the coding sequence ATGACCGAAACCCTGATTCCGCACCTGCCTTTCTTTCACGGCGTCGTGCGGGTGCCCGGCGACAAGAGTCTCGGCCACCGGGCGCTGATGCTCGCGGCGCTCGCCGCGGGTGTCAGCATCATTCAGAATCTTCCCTCGGGTGCGGACGTGCGGGCGACTCGTCACGTCCTCGAACAGCTCGGAACGCGGATCGAGGATCTCGAAGACGGCAGCGTGCGCGTGCATGGCGCGGGCGGTCGATTCGACACTCCGACCGGGCCGGTCGATTGCGCAAACTCAGGCACGACGATGCGTCTCATGGCCGGGATCTGCGCGGGCGCGGGCGTTCGCGCGCGGCTCGTGGGTGATGAATCCCTCATGAAACGGCCGATGGAGCGCGTCGCCGCACCGCTGCGCGAGATGGGCGCGGACGTGAGAACGCAGAGTGGGAAGCCGCCGCTCGACATCTGGCCCGACCGATCCCCCGTGGCCTTGCGCGCCGGTGCGTTCGAGACGAGCGTTGCCAGCGCGCAGGTCAAGTCCGCCATTTTGCTCGCGGGCCTTTTCGCGGGCGGCCGAACGTCCGTGCACGAACCGTCTCGAAGCCGCGATCACACCGAGCGTTTTTTGCGCCACCTCGGACTGACGTGCGCGTATTCCGGAACTCGGGTCGAGATCTGCGGCCCGGCTCGCCCCGCGCCCTTCACGTTCCAGGTTCCCGGCGATCCCTCGTCCGCGGCGTTTCCCGCGGCCATCGCCGCGATCCGGCCCAATTCGCGGGTGCGGATCGCCGGCGTGCTCGCAAATCCGTTGCGACTCGGATTTTTCCGGGCGCTCGAACGAATGGGCGCGACCGTGGATTACAGCGCGTCCGTTCCGTGCGGCCCGGAGGACGTCGCGGACATCACGGTATCGTCGGCACCCCTGAAAGGGGTCGAGATCGTCGGCGATCTGGCGCTCGACGCCCTCGACGAACTGCCACTCCTCGCCCTGCTCGGTGCGTTCGCAGCGGGCAAAACGGTCATCCGCGACGCGGCGGAACTGCGTCACAAGGAAAGCGACCGCGTGGCCTCGACCGCCGCGATGATCCGCGCACTGGGAGGGCGTGTCGATGAGCGCCCCGACGGCTTGATCGTCGAGGGCGGGCTGGAACTTCGTGCGGGGGTCATCGATGCCGGGCGCGACCACCGAATCGCGCTGTGCGGCGCGGTGGCGGGCACGCACATCCCCGGCGTGCGCGTCCGCAATTTCGATATCTCCGAGGTCAGTTATCCGGGATTCCTCGGCATCCTGAGGAACGCGGCGGAGGAAAGATGA
- the hisC gene encoding histidinol-phosphate transaminase, with amino-acid sequence MTWRNPVLDLIPDYVAGKPAEELAREKGLSRVLKIASNENPLGPSPRAIRALREAALRAHVYPDDHCRDLAGAVAARLGVSADMLLFGTGSDDAMHLATWAFGEPGRAALVPSPGFGGYPIFAHSFGLRPVPVELPNREWDLNRFLDAARRERAAVVYLASPNNPTGTGLRHADVASFCEAIGGDVLVVLDMAYREFDPDPDAPDDVAIVRAFSHVVACRTFSKAYGLAGLRLGFAIASPARIRDMKRVRTPFAANGVALDAALAALGDADHLAKSVRLARDGVAWWTERLAARNISVTPSRANFVMADFGRDAAPIYSGLLDRGVIVRHLKSFGVPTALRITAGLPDDNEFALAMLDEVLGT; translated from the coding sequence ATGACGTGGCGAAACCCCGTCCTCGACCTCATCCCCGATTACGTAGCGGGCAAACCCGCCGAGGAACTCGCGCGCGAAAAGGGGCTATCGCGCGTGCTCAAGATCGCGAGCAACGAAAACCCCCTCGGGCCTTCGCCGCGCGCGATTCGCGCCCTTCGTGAGGCCGCGTTGCGCGCGCACGTCTACCCCGACGATCACTGCCGCGATCTCGCGGGCGCGGTGGCCGCGCGCCTCGGCGTGTCGGCGGACATGCTGCTCTTTGGGACGGGCTCCGACGACGCGATGCACCTGGCGACCTGGGCGTTCGGCGAGCCGGGGCGAGCGGCGCTCGTCCCCTCCCCCGGCTTCGGCGGATATCCGATCTTCGCGCACAGCTTCGGCCTGCGTCCCGTGCCGGTGGAATTGCCGAATCGCGAGTGGGATCTGAACCGTTTTCTCGACGCAGCCAGACGCGAACGGGCCGCCGTGGTGTATCTGGCGTCGCCCAACAACCCCACGGGCACGGGACTGCGTCACGCGGATGTCGCGAGCTTTTGTGAAGCGATCGGCGGCGACGTGCTCGTCGTGCTCGACATGGCGTATCGCGAATTCGATCCCGATCCCGATGCACCCGACGACGTCGCGATCGTGCGGGCGTTCAGTCACGTCGTCGCGTGCCGGACGTTCTCGAAGGCTTACGGCCTCGCGGGTTTGCGGCTCGGGTTCGCCATCGCGTCGCCGGCGCGCATCCGAGACATGAAGCGAGTGCGAACGCCCTTCGCGGCGAACGGCGTCGCCCTCGACGCCGCCCTCGCCGCGCTCGGGGACGCCGATCATCTCGCGAAATCCGTGCGTCTGGCGCGCGACGGAGTCGCGTGGTGGACCGAGCGCCTCGCCGCGCGCAACATTTCCGTCACGCCCTCGCGCGCGAACTTCGTGATGGCGGACTTCGGCCGCGACGCCGCACCGATCTACAGCGGCCTGCTCGATCGCGGCGTCATCGTGCGCCACCTCAAGTCGTTCGGCGTACCGACGGCCCTTCGCATCACCGCCGGGCTTCCGGACGACAACGAGTTCGCGCTCGCCATGCTCGACGAGGTTCTGGGCACATGA
- the miaA gene encoding tRNA (adenosine(37)-N6)-dimethylallyltransferase MiaA, whose translation MDARIPIVIIHGETATGKTRLAVELCEGFGAEVVNADSMQVYRGMDIGTAKPTAEERGRAAFHLIDIADPIVAYSAGKFRDDADRAIREIHARGRLAIVAGGTMMYLKVLTSGLIDGPPLDRAFRDELKAREAREPGSLHARLTEVDPEKARELPRRDSIRIIRALEVYRATGMRLSEMQQAHRFADKPYDVLKVGIRREGDDLRERIERRVREMVAAGFVNEVRNLLALGVTRETPSMGAVGYLDMIAHIEGELTLEEAITNTIQKTVRLAKKQRTWHRADSEIRWFTLPGERNDVFRTVADWLADRRSNGEMSA comes from the coding sequence ATGGACGCCCGAATCCCCATCGTTATCATCCACGGCGAAACCGCGACCGGCAAAACGCGGCTCGCGGTGGAGCTTTGCGAGGGCTTCGGCGCAGAGGTCGTCAACGCCGATTCGATGCAGGTCTATCGCGGCATGGACATCGGCACCGCCAAACCGACGGCGGAGGAACGCGGGCGCGCCGCGTTTCATCTCATCGACATCGCAGATCCGATTGTGGCCTATTCCGCGGGAAAGTTTCGCGACGACGCCGACCGTGCAATCCGCGAGATTCACGCGCGCGGTCGGTTGGCGATCGTGGCGGGCGGCACGATGATGTATCTGAAAGTCCTCACGTCCGGCCTCATCGACGGACCGCCGCTCGACCGGGCGTTCCGCGACGAGCTCAAGGCGCGGGAAGCGCGAGAGCCGGGATCGCTTCACGCGCGTCTGACGGAGGTCGATCCCGAAAAGGCCCGCGAACTTCCCCGCCGCGATTCGATTCGCATCATCCGCGCGCTCGAAGTTTATCGCGCGACGGGAATGCGCCTGTCCGAGATGCAGCAGGCGCATCGTTTCGCGGACAAGCCTTACGACGTGCTCAAGGTCGGAATCCGGCGTGAGGGCGACGATCTGCGAGAGCGAATCGAACGCCGCGTGCGCGAGATGGTGGCGGCGGGATTCGTGAACGAGGTCCGCAATCTCTTGGCGCTCGGCGTGACGCGCGAGACGCCTTCGATGGGGGCGGTCGGCTACCTCGACATGATCGCGCACATCGAGGGCGAGTTGACGCTCGAAGAGGCGATCACGAACACGATTCAAAAGACCGTGCGTCTGGCAAAGAAACAGCGCACCTGGCACCGGGCCGATTCTGAGATCCGTTGGTTCACGCTACCGGGCGAAAGAAACGACGTATTTCGAACCGTCGCGGATTGGCTCGCCGATCGACGTTCGAACGGGGAGATGTCGGCATGA
- the meaB gene encoding methylmalonyl Co-A mutase-associated GTPase MeaB, producing MSVDDLITRLLDGNRRALARLISLVESRAVDVAAVMSRLFPHTGRADILGFTGPPGAGKSTLVDKVTEYYRRAGKTVGVVAIDPSSPFSGGALLGDRIRMHRHSQDTGVFIRSLGTRGSHGGLSRSTRDTVRLMDAAGLDIVMIETVGVGQTELDIMEVAHTTTVVLVPESGDVVQTMKAGLTEIADIFVVNKSDRDGADIIEKELVGMIELNPPSAWKIPVLKTQATKSVGVEDLCARIDEHTTMVKAGRVERRRRKLTADKEMVEILAGRLEDGLMRAMNERDDGVGRIVHDVLAGRENPYAAAASLSADPELLRRIFAVPANPTPNP from the coding sequence ATGAGCGTGGACGATCTCATCACCCGATTGCTGGACGGCAATCGCCGCGCGCTGGCGAGGCTCATCAGCCTCGTCGAGTCGCGTGCGGTCGACGTCGCGGCGGTCATGTCGCGTCTGTTTCCGCACACGGGGCGGGCCGACATCCTCGGATTCACGGGCCCTCCCGGCGCGGGCAAGAGCACGCTGGTCGACAAGGTCACCGAGTATTACCGGCGCGCGGGCAAGACCGTGGGCGTTGTCGCCATCGATCCCAGCAGCCCGTTTTCGGGCGGGGCGCTGCTGGGCGACCGCATCCGCATGCACCGACACTCGCAGGATACGGGCGTGTTCATCCGCTCGCTCGGCACGCGGGGTTCGCACGGCGGACTCTCGCGCTCAACGCGCGACACGGTGCGTCTGATGGACGCCGCGGGGCTCGACATCGTGATGATCGAAACCGTCGGCGTCGGGCAGACCGAGCTGGACATCATGGAGGTCGCGCATACGACGACGGTGGTGCTCGTGCCCGAGTCCGGCGATGTGGTGCAGACGATGAAGGCGGGGCTCACCGAGATCGCCGACATCTTCGTCGTCAACAAATCCGACCGCGACGGCGCCGACATCATCGAAAAAGAACTCGTCGGCATGATCGAGCTCAACCCGCCCTCCGCGTGGAAGATCCCGGTTCTGAAAACGCAGGCCACCAAATCAGTCGGCGTCGAGGACTTGTGCGCGCGCATCGACGAGCACACGACGATGGTCAAGGCGGGCCGCGTCGAACGTCGACGCCGGAAGCTGACGGCCGACAAAGAGATGGTCGAGATTCTCGCGGGACGCCTCGAGGACGGGCTCATGCGCGCGATGAACGAGCGCGACGACGGCGTGGGCCGGATTGTCCACGACGTGCTCGCCGGGCGCGAGAACCCGTACGCGGCGGCCGCGTCGCTGTCGGCCGACCCCGAACTGCTGCGGCGGATTTTCGCCGTCCCCGCAAACCCAACCCCGAACCCGTAG